In Pseudoxanthomonas indica, the following are encoded in one genomic region:
- the ccmD gene encoding heme exporter protein CcmD, with protein MNYLGYVIGAYAVFAAVLLWDVIVPQLQIRRELRAARLRAARDARSAPPAEPLELNR; from the coding sequence ATGAACTACCTGGGTTACGTGATCGGCGCCTATGCCGTATTCGCCGCGGTGCTGCTGTGGGACGTCATCGTCCCGCAACTGCAGATCCGGCGTGAACTGCGTGCCGCGCGCCTGCGCGCCGCGCGCGATGCCAGGTCGGCGCCGCCGGCCGAGCCATTGGAGTTGAATCGATGA
- the ccmE gene encoding cytochrome c maturation protein CcmE produces the protein MNPTRRRRLIWVLLLVVAAAIAATLIAMALQRNVAYLYTPAEVLRGEAGEHARFRLGGMVEKGSFKRESGSLEAHFRVTDGDAQLPVVYDRILPDLFREGQAVVATGSMKDGVFVAEDVLAKHDETYMPKEVADKMGKAHQKHDVQTPADAAASGSAN, from the coding sequence ATGAATCCCACCCGCCGCCGCCGCCTGATCTGGGTGTTGCTGCTGGTGGTAGCTGCCGCTATCGCCGCCACCCTGATCGCCATGGCGCTGCAGCGCAACGTGGCCTACCTGTATACGCCGGCCGAAGTGCTGCGCGGCGAAGCCGGCGAACATGCGCGCTTCCGCCTGGGCGGCATGGTCGAAAAAGGATCGTTCAAGCGCGAGTCCGGTTCGCTGGAAGCGCATTTCCGCGTCACCGACGGCGACGCGCAGTTGCCGGTGGTGTACGACCGCATCCTGCCGGATCTGTTCCGCGAAGGTCAGGCGGTGGTGGCCACTGGTTCGATGAAGGACGGCGTGTTCGTGGCCGAGGACGTGCTGGCCAAGCACGATGAGACCTACATGCCCAAGGAAGTGGCGGACAAGATGGGCAAGGCGCACCAGAAGCACGATGTGCAGACGCCGGCGGATGCCGCGGCGTCGGGGTCGGCCAATTGA